In Salinarimonas sp., a genomic segment contains:
- a CDS encoding NADH-quinone oxidoreductase subunit J, translating into MSVTAAFFYLFAGITVASAFLVIASRNPVHSVLFLILAFVNAAGLFLLLGAEFLAMILIVVYVGAVAVLFLFVIMLLDIDFASLRQGVLQYLPIGATVGVIFLVELILVVTTYTVDPALLAAEPVVGETPVMTNTAALGSVLYTRYVYFFQLAGLILLVAMIGAIVLTLRERVGVKRQDAVAQGLRTKETSIEVVKVRSREGV; encoded by the coding sequence ATGAGCGTCACGGCTGCCTTCTTCTATCTCTTCGCCGGCATCACGGTGGCCTCGGCCTTCCTCGTGATCGCCTCCAGGAATCCCGTGCACTCGGTGCTGTTCCTGATCCTCGCCTTCGTCAACGCGGCGGGCCTGTTCCTGCTGCTCGGGGCGGAGTTCCTGGCGATGATCCTGATCGTCGTCTATGTCGGCGCGGTCGCGGTCTTGTTCCTGTTCGTGATCATGCTGCTCGACATCGACTTCGCCAGCCTGCGCCAGGGCGTGCTGCAATACCTGCCCATCGGCGCGACGGTGGGCGTGATCTTCCTCGTCGAGCTGATCCTGGTGGTGACCACCTACACGGTCGACCCGGCGCTGCTCGCCGCCGAGCCGGTCGTCGGCGAGACCCCCGTGATGACGAACACCGCCGCGCTCGGCTCGGTGCTCTACACCCGCTACGTCTACTTCTTCCAGCTGGCCGGGCTGATCCTGCTCGTCGCCATGATCGGCGCCATCGTCCTGACCCTGCGCGAGCGGGTGGGCGTCAAGCGCCAGGACGCCGTCGCCCAGGGCCTGCGCACCAAGGAGACCTCCATCGAGGTCGTCAAGGTGCGCTCGCGGGAAGGCGTGTGA
- the nuoK gene encoding NADH-quinone oxidoreductase subunit NuoK: MMIGLTHFLTVAAILFTLGVVGIFLNRRNVIIILMSVELILLAVNINLVAFSAFLNDIVGQVFALFVLTVAAAEAAIGLAILVIFFRNRGSIAVEDINAMKG, encoded by the coding sequence ATCATGATCGGCCTGACCCACTTCCTCACCGTCGCCGCGATCCTGTTCACGCTCGGCGTGGTCGGGATCTTCCTCAATCGGCGCAACGTGATCATCATCCTGATGTCCGTCGAGCTGATCCTGCTCGCGGTGAACATCAACCTCGTCGCCTTCTCCGCCTTCCTGAACGACATCGTGGGCCAGGTCTTCGCGCTGTTCGTGCTCACGGTGGCGGCGGCGGAGGCCGCGATCGGCCTCGCCATCCTGGTCATCTTCTTCCGGAACCGCGGCTCCATCGCGGTGGAAGACATCAACGCGATGAAGGGCTGA
- the nuoL gene encoding NADH-quinone oxidoreductase subunit L, with protein MYQAIVFLPLLGFLIAGVFGRIIGARPSEIVTTALLAVSGLLSWVAFFDVALGEGPEVFRVQVATWMMSGDLAVDWAFRIDTLTVVMLVVVNTVSFLVHLYSIGYMHEDPSRPRFFAYLSLFTFAMLMLVTSDNLVQMFFGWEGVGLASYLLIGFWYQKPSANAAAIKAFVVNRVGDFGFALGIFAVFFLFGSVQFETIFAQIPDFAAGEGAITFLGLTNVGALELAALLLFMGAMGKSAQFLLHTWLPDAMEGPTPVSALIHAATMVTAGVFLVARMSPLYEFTPIALTVVTSIGALTAFFAATVGLVQNDIKRVIAYSTCSQLGYMFVALGIGAYGAGIFHLFTHAFFKALLFLGAGSVIHALHHEQDLRNMGGLRRHIPFTAAMMAIGTLALTGFPFTAGYYSKDAIIEAAYASPTTAGDIAFVATVIAALMTSFYSWRLFFLAFEGAPRWAGGHDAVHASHGHDDHEGVAHGAHDQDLEPASAAPHEHHGHAHTPHESPLVMTIPLGVLAVGAVAAGFLFKESFVGHDWSHFWEGAIYTREGNTIMDDFHYVPAWVVWSPFVMMVLGFALAFWMYVRDRSVPVRLAARHPVIYRFLLNKWYVDELYDMLFVRPAKRLGRFLWRTGDGKVIDGLGPDGVSARVLDATSWVVRLQTGYIYHYAFVMMIGVAALVTWYLVTGAR; from the coding sequence ATGTATCAAGCGATCGTCTTCCTGCCGCTGCTCGGGTTCCTGATCGCCGGCGTCTTCGGCCGGATCATCGGCGCGCGCCCGAGCGAGATCGTCACGACCGCGCTGCTCGCGGTCTCGGGGCTGCTGTCCTGGGTCGCCTTCTTCGACGTGGCGCTCGGCGAGGGGCCGGAGGTGTTCCGCGTCCAGGTCGCCACCTGGATGATGTCGGGCGATCTCGCGGTGGACTGGGCCTTCCGCATCGACACGCTGACCGTGGTGATGCTGGTCGTCGTCAACACCGTGTCGTTCCTCGTGCACCTCTACTCCATCGGCTACATGCACGAGGACCCGTCGCGGCCGCGGTTCTTCGCCTACCTGTCGCTGTTCACGTTCGCCATGCTCATGCTGGTGACGTCGGACAACCTCGTCCAGATGTTCTTCGGCTGGGAGGGCGTCGGCCTCGCCTCCTACCTGCTGATCGGCTTCTGGTACCAGAAGCCCTCGGCCAACGCGGCTGCGATCAAGGCCTTCGTCGTCAACCGCGTCGGCGATTTCGGCTTCGCGCTCGGCATCTTCGCCGTGTTCTTCCTGTTCGGCTCGGTGCAGTTCGAGACGATCTTCGCGCAGATCCCGGACTTCGCGGCGGGCGAGGGGGCGATCACCTTCCTCGGCCTGACCAATGTCGGCGCGCTCGAGCTCGCGGCGCTGCTCCTGTTCATGGGCGCCATGGGCAAGTCGGCGCAGTTCCTGCTGCACACCTGGCTGCCGGACGCGATGGAGGGCCCGACCCCGGTCTCCGCGCTGATCCACGCCGCCACCATGGTCACCGCCGGCGTCTTCCTCGTGGCGCGCATGTCGCCGCTCTACGAGTTCACGCCGATCGCGCTCACCGTGGTCACCTCCATCGGCGCGCTCACCGCCTTCTTCGCGGCGACCGTCGGTCTCGTGCAGAACGACATCAAGCGCGTCATCGCCTACTCGACCTGCTCGCAGCTCGGCTACATGTTCGTCGCGCTCGGCATCGGGGCCTACGGCGCGGGCATCTTCCACCTGTTCACGCACGCCTTCTTCAAGGCGCTGCTCTTCCTCGGCGCCGGCTCCGTCATCCATGCGCTGCATCACGAGCAGGACCTGCGCAACATGGGCGGGCTTCGCCGCCACATCCCGTTCACCGCGGCGATGATGGCGATCGGCACGCTGGCCTTGACCGGTTTCCCCTTCACCGCCGGCTACTACTCCAAGGACGCGATCATCGAGGCCGCCTACGCCTCGCCGACGACCGCCGGCGACATCGCCTTCGTCGCCACCGTGATCGCGGCGCTGATGACCTCGTTCTATTCCTGGCGCCTGTTCTTCCTCGCCTTCGAGGGCGCGCCGCGCTGGGCGGGCGGGCACGACGCGGTTCACGCGTCGCATGGCCACGACGACCACGAGGGCGTCGCCCACGGCGCCCACGACCAGGATCTCGAGCCGGCCTCCGCCGCCCCGCACGAGCATCACGGACACGCCCATACGCCGCACGAGAGCCCGCTCGTCATGACGATCCCGCTCGGCGTGCTCGCCGTCGGCGCCGTCGCGGCCGGCTTCCTGTTCAAGGAGAGCTTCGTGGGGCACGACTGGTCGCACTTCTGGGAGGGCGCGATCTACACCCGCGAGGGCAACACGATCATGGACGACTTCCACTACGTCCCGGCCTGGGTCGTGTGGTCGCCCTTCGTGATGATGGTGCTGGGCTTCGCGCTGGCCTTCTGGATGTACGTCCGCGACCGTTCGGTGCCGGTGCGCCTCGCCGCCCGCCACCCGGTGATCTACCGCTTCCTGCTCAACAAGTGGTACGTCGACGAGCTCTACGACATGCTCTTCGTGCGTCCCGCCAAGCGCCTCGGCCGCTTCCTGTGGCGCACCGGCGACGGCAAGGTGATCGACGGGCTCGGGCCGGACGGCGTCTCCGCCCGGGTGTTGGACGCGACCTCGTGGGTCGTGCGGCTGCAGACCGGCTACATCTACCACTACGCGTTCGTCATGATGATCGGCGTCGCCGCGCTGGTCACCTGGTACCTCGTCACGGGAGCCCGTTGA
- a CDS encoding NADH-quinone oxidoreductase subunit M: MFGFGILFGLLVLPLIGAAFILVQRGEDEATIGNVRWAALATTIVTFLLALVAWARFDTGVSDFQLVETHAWISEEIAFKLGVDGFSMPFVLLTAFLMPFCILASWETITKRVKEYMVAFLVLETLMIGVFVSLDLFLFYIFFEGVLIPMFLIIGVWGGKRRIYASFKFFLYTLLGSVLMLIAMIAMYWTAGTSDIERLLAFGFDPSLQWWLWLAFFASFAVKMPMWPVHTWLPDAHVEAPTAGSVILAGILLKMGGYGFVRFSLPMFPDASVEFAPLVFTLSVIAIVYTSLVALMQEDMKKLIAYSSVAHMGFVTMGLFTMTPQGIEGAMFQMVSHGLISGALFLCVGVIYDRMHTREIAAFGGLTNRMPLYAVAFLTFTMANVGLPGTSGFVGEFLTMLGAFRANFWVAFFAAFGVILSAAYALWLYWRVMNGPLEKPALAAIPDLNRREILMLAPLAILVIYYGVQPQPILDAFAAPTEAVLRAAAPALEGAATALAGAQ, from the coding sequence ATGTTCGGCTTCGGCATACTCTTCGGGCTCCTCGTCCTGCCGCTGATCGGCGCGGCCTTCATCCTGGTCCAGCGCGGCGAGGACGAGGCGACGATCGGCAACGTGCGCTGGGCGGCTCTGGCGACCACGATCGTCACCTTCCTGCTCGCGCTCGTCGCCTGGGCGCGCTTCGACACGGGCGTCTCCGACTTCCAGCTGGTCGAGACCCACGCCTGGATCTCCGAGGAGATCGCGTTCAAGCTCGGCGTCGACGGCTTCTCGATGCCGTTCGTGCTGCTCACCGCCTTCCTGATGCCGTTCTGCATCCTCGCCTCGTGGGAGACGATCACGAAGCGGGTGAAGGAGTACATGGTCGCGTTCCTGGTGCTCGAGACGCTGATGATCGGCGTGTTCGTGTCCCTCGACCTGTTCCTGTTCTACATCTTCTTCGAAGGCGTCCTGATCCCGATGTTCCTCATCATCGGCGTCTGGGGCGGCAAGAGGCGCATCTACGCCTCGTTCAAGTTCTTCCTCTACACGCTGCTCGGCTCCGTCCTGATGCTCATCGCCATGATCGCGATGTACTGGACGGCGGGCACCTCGGACATCGAGCGCCTGCTCGCCTTCGGCTTCGACCCGTCCCTGCAATGGTGGCTGTGGCTCGCCTTCTTCGCCTCCTTCGCGGTGAAGATGCCGATGTGGCCGGTTCACACCTGGCTGCCGGACGCGCACGTCGAGGCGCCGACCGCGGGCTCGGTGATCCTGGCCGGCATCCTGCTGAAGATGGGCGGCTACGGCTTCGTGCGCTTCTCGCTGCCGATGTTCCCCGACGCGTCGGTGGAGTTCGCGCCGCTCGTGTTCACGCTCTCGGTCATCGCGATCGTCTACACCTCGCTGGTCGCGCTGATGCAGGAGGACATGAAGAAGCTCATCGCCTACTCGTCGGTGGCGCATATGGGCTTCGTCACGATGGGCCTGTTCACGATGACCCCGCAGGGCATCGAGGGGGCCATGTTCCAGATGGTCTCGCACGGGCTGATCTCGGGCGCGCTGTTCCTGTGCGTCGGCGTGATCTACGACCGCATGCACACCCGCGAGATCGCCGCCTTCGGCGGGCTGACGAACCGCATGCCGCTCTACGCGGTGGCGTTCCTCACCTTCACCATGGCGAATGTCGGCCTTCCCGGCACGTCGGGCTTCGTCGGCGAGTTCCTGACCATGCTCGGCGCCTTCCGCGCCAATTTCTGGGTCGCGTTCTTCGCCGCCTTCGGCGTCATCCTCTCGGCGGCCTACGCGCTGTGGCTCTATTGGCGGGTGATGAACGGCCCGCTGGAGAAGCCGGCGCTCGCCGCGATCCCGGATCTCAATCGCCGCGAGATCCTGATGCTCGCGCCGCTCGCGATCCTCGTCATCTATTACGGCGTCCAGCCGCAGCCGATCCTCGACGCCTTCGCGGCGCCGACGGAGGCGGTCCTGCGGGCGGCGGCGCCCGCGCTCGAGGGGGCGGCCACCGCCCTCGCCGGCGCGCAGTGA
- the nuoN gene encoding NADH-quinone oxidoreductase subunit NuoN has protein sequence MLPESTVPLPVFPVPALGPALPEIVLAAGALVLVLVGAIRGERSTGIVSAGAVGLMLVALALVFFAPAGTQTTFFGAFVDDAFARFFKVLVLIGSIVALLMAHDHFRRLRIDRFEYPLLIVLATIGMMVMVSANDLIAVYMGLELQSLAAYVIASIHRDDAKSTEAGLKYFVLGALSSGMLLYGASLVYGFTGTVSFEGIQLALAGGASTGAIFGLVFVAAGLAFKISAVPFHMWTPDVYEGAPTPVTAFFASAPKMAAMALAVRVFMDAFPTIVEEWRQIVVFISLASVILGSFAAIGQTNLKRLMAYSSIGNIGFALVGLAAGTETGVQAVLIYMAIYLVLTLGGFAAILGMRRGGVVLEDIKDLAGVYRHHPGLAFCLAAVVLSLAGIPPLAGFFAKLYVFLAAVEAGLIWLAVIAVVASVPGAFYYLRIVKTIYFDEPVAAYDPMPAPIGGVMIASSVFNVVFWLVPAPLFAAALIAARSLF, from the coding sequence ATGCTGCCCGAATCGACCGTCCCGCTCCCGGTCTTCCCCGTTCCCGCGCTCGGCCCGGCCCTGCCGGAGATCGTGCTCGCGGCGGGCGCGCTCGTCCTCGTCCTCGTCGGCGCCATCCGCGGCGAGCGCTCGACCGGCATCGTCTCCGCCGGCGCGGTGGGGCTGATGCTGGTGGCGCTCGCGCTGGTGTTCTTCGCCCCCGCGGGCACCCAGACGACCTTCTTCGGCGCCTTCGTCGACGACGCCTTCGCGCGCTTCTTCAAGGTGCTGGTGCTGATCGGCTCGATCGTGGCGCTGCTGATGGCGCACGACCACTTCAGGCGCCTTCGCATCGACCGGTTCGAGTATCCTCTGCTGATCGTGCTCGCCACGATCGGCATGATGGTGATGGTCTCCGCCAACGACCTGATCGCCGTCTATATGGGGCTCGAGCTGCAGTCGCTCGCCGCCTACGTCATCGCCTCGATCCACCGCGACGACGCCAAGTCCACCGAGGCCGGCCTGAAGTACTTCGTGCTCGGTGCGCTCTCGTCCGGCATGCTGCTCTACGGCGCGTCGCTGGTCTACGGCTTCACGGGAACGGTGTCCTTCGAGGGCATCCAGCTCGCCCTGGCCGGTGGCGCCTCGACGGGCGCGATCTTCGGCCTCGTCTTCGTGGCCGCCGGTCTCGCCTTCAAGATCTCCGCCGTGCCCTTCCACATGTGGACGCCGGACGTCTACGAGGGGGCGCCGACGCCGGTGACGGCGTTCTTCGCCTCCGCGCCGAAGATGGCGGCGATGGCGCTCGCGGTTCGGGTGTTCATGGACGCCTTCCCGACCATCGTCGAGGAGTGGCGCCAGATCGTGGTGTTCATCTCGCTCGCCTCCGTGATCCTCGGCTCCTTCGCCGCGATCGGCCAGACGAACCTCAAGCGCCTGATGGCCTATTCCTCCATCGGCAATATCGGCTTCGCGCTGGTCGGCCTCGCCGCCGGCACCGAGACCGGCGTGCAGGCCGTCTTGATCTACATGGCGATCTATCTCGTGCTCACGCTGGGCGGCTTCGCGGCGATCCTCGGCATGCGCCGCGGCGGCGTGGTGCTGGAGGACATCAAGGACCTGGCCGGCGTCTACCGCCACCATCCGGGGCTCGCCTTCTGCCTCGCCGCCGTGGTGCTCTCGCTCGCCGGCATCCCGCCGCTCGCCGGCTTCTTCGCCAAGCTCTACGTCTTCCTCGCCGCCGTCGAGGCGGGGCTGATCTGGCTCGCCGTGATCGCCGTCGTCGCCAGCGTGCCGGGGGCGTTCTACTACCTGCGCATCGTCAAGACGATCTACTTCGACGAGCCGGTCGCGGCCTACGACCCGATGCCGGCGCCGATCGGCGGGGTGATGATCGCATCCAGCGTCTTCAACGTGGTCTTCTGGCTCGTGCCCGCCCCGCTGTTCGCGGCGGCGCTGATCGCGGCCCGGTCGCTGTTCTGA
- a CDS encoding biotin--[acetyl-CoA-carboxylase] ligase produces MELSPHARALGYRLDARAVTGSTNDDAGAALRAGDPGRLWIVAARQETGRGRLGRSWTSPEGNLYATLALRDPCPMREAPQLGYLAGLALLDAARALAPDAAAPRLKLKWPNDLLLDGAKISGILLDGVGLPGGGGGLVIGLGVNVAWAPEGAPYPVARLTDVAPGATRERLFLALSDAMAERLAAFEAADPKTRFARLREDWLREAAGLDGGARVRVGDGFKYGRVAGLDAQGRLLLETETGVETIDAGDLTILSRETSE; encoded by the coding sequence GTGGAGCTCTCGCCGCACGCCCGCGCCCTCGGCTATCGGCTCGACGCGCGCGCCGTCACCGGGTCGACCAACGACGACGCCGGTGCGGCGCTGCGGGCCGGCGATCCGGGCCGGCTCTGGATCGTCGCCGCGCGCCAGGAGACGGGGCGGGGGCGGCTCGGGCGCTCCTGGACCTCGCCGGAGGGGAACCTCTACGCCACGCTGGCGCTGCGCGACCCGTGCCCCATGCGCGAGGCGCCGCAGCTCGGCTATCTCGCCGGCCTCGCCCTTCTCGACGCCGCCCGCGCGCTCGCGCCCGACGCGGCGGCGCCGCGGCTGAAGCTGAAATGGCCGAACGATCTGCTCCTCGACGGCGCCAAGATCTCGGGGATCCTGCTCGACGGCGTCGGCCTCCCGGGCGGGGGCGGCGGTCTCGTGATAGGCTTGGGCGTCAACGTGGCCTGGGCTCCCGAGGGCGCGCCCTATCCGGTGGCGCGCCTGACGGACGTCGCCCCGGGCGCGACGCGCGAGAGGCTGTTCCTCGCGCTCTCGGACGCGATGGCCGAGCGCCTCGCGGCGTTCGAGGCGGCGGACCCGAAGACGCGGTTCGCGCGTCTACGTGAGGACTGGCTGCGCGAGGCCGCGGGCCTCGACGGCGGCGCGCGCGTGCGCGTCGGAGACGGATTCAAGTACGGGCGGGTGGCCGGCCTCGACGCGCAAGGCCGCCTCCTGCTCGAGACCGAGACCGGCGTCGAGACCATCGACGCCGGCGACCTGACGATCTTGTCCCGTGAGACGAGCGAATGA
- a CDS encoding ribonuclease J produces MADRNDELVFLPLGGLGEIGMNAALYGYGPENDRRFVLVDCGLSFAGEEAPGVDLVLPDLSYIEQRKKRLSAIFITHAHEDHIGALIEMWPRLQVPVYMTRFAAGLLEARRLGEPGAPKIDIRVIEPRKRIEAGPFSVEYVPVAHSIPESHALAIRSPAGLVVHTGDWKIDATPTAGDITDEADFRRLGEEGVLAAISDSTNVLREGVSPSERDVADGIAEVIRNSPYRVAVTTFASNVARLRAVAMAAEETGREVIVVGRAMERVVNVARELGYLDGVKPFRSADAFQYLQRDKVVAIITGSQGEPRAALARIARDEHPTLSLAAGDRVVFSSRQIPGNEKAIGDIMNRLAERGIEIVTDADGLVHVSGHPRRGEMRMMYEWLKPACVVPAHGEAVHIAEHARFARTCGVPHAVVAKDGAMVRLAPGKPEVIDHVKVGRLYKDGEIVVDEGDRAIPERRKLAAAGIVTIAIAIDDRGEIQGDPAVDVMGLPLKTRAGEELIDVVADAVGRTLDGLPRGKRRDSDFVETAVARAVRAAVNGQWGKKPACHVLVVEV; encoded by the coding sequence ATGGCTGACAGAAACGACGAGCTCGTCTTCCTGCCCCTCGGCGGGCTGGGCGAGATCGGCATGAACGCGGCGCTCTACGGCTACGGGCCGGAGAACGACCGCCGATTCGTCCTGGTCGATTGCGGATTGAGCTTCGCGGGCGAGGAGGCGCCGGGCGTCGACCTCGTCCTGCCCGACCTCTCCTACATCGAGCAGCGCAAGAAGCGCCTCTCGGCGATCTTCATCACCCACGCGCACGAGGACCACATCGGCGCGCTGATCGAGATGTGGCCGCGCCTGCAGGTGCCGGTCTACATGACCCGCTTCGCCGCGGGCCTGCTCGAGGCGCGCCGCCTCGGCGAGCCGGGCGCCCCGAAGATCGACATCCGGGTGATCGAGCCGCGCAAGCGGATCGAGGCGGGGCCGTTCTCGGTGGAATACGTGCCCGTGGCGCATTCGATCCCCGAATCGCACGCGCTCGCCATCCGCTCGCCGGCGGGTCTCGTCGTCCATACCGGCGACTGGAAGATCGACGCGACGCCCACCGCCGGGGACATCACCGACGAGGCCGATTTCCGCCGCCTCGGCGAGGAGGGCGTCCTCGCCGCGATCTCCGATTCCACCAACGTCCTGCGCGAGGGCGTCAGCCCCAGCGAGCGCGACGTGGCGGACGGGATCGCCGAGGTGATCCGCAACTCGCCCTACCGCGTCGCGGTCACCACCTTCGCCTCCAACGTGGCGCGCCTGCGCGCGGTGGCGATGGCGGCGGAGGAGACCGGGCGCGAGGTGATCGTCGTCGGCCGCGCCATGGAGCGCGTCGTCAACGTCGCCCGCGAGCTCGGCTATCTCGACGGCGTCAAGCCGTTCCGCTCGGCCGACGCCTTCCAGTACCTGCAGCGCGACAAGGTGGTGGCGATCATCACCGGCTCGCAGGGCGAGCCCCGCGCGGCGCTCGCGCGCATCGCCCGCGACGAGCACCCGACCCTGTCGCTCGCCGCCGGCGACCGCGTGGTGTTCTCCTCGCGCCAGATCCCCGGCAACGAGAAGGCCATCGGCGACATCATGAACCGCCTGGCCGAGCGCGGCATCGAGATCGTCACCGACGCCGACGGGCTCGTCCACGTCTCCGGCCATCCGCGCCGCGGCGAGATGCGGATGATGTACGAGTGGCTCAAGCCCGCCTGCGTCGTGCCCGCCCACGGCGAGGCCGTGCACATCGCCGAGCACGCCCGCTTCGCCCGCACCTGCGGCGTGCCGCACGCCGTCGTCGCCAAGGACGGCGCCATGGTGCGCCTCGCGCCGGGCAAGCCCGAGGTGATCGACCACGTCAAGGTCGGGCGGCTCTACAAGGACGGCGAGATCGTCGTCGACGAGGGCGACCGCGCCATCCCCGAGCGCCGCAAGCTCGCCGCCGCCGGCATCGTCACCATCGCCATCGCCATCGACGACCGCGGCGAGATCCAGGGCGACCCGGCGGTCGACGTCATGGGCCTGCCGCTCAAGACCCGCGCCGGCGAGGAGCTGATCGACGTCGTCGCCGACGCCGTCGGGCGCACCCTCGACGGGCTGCCCCGGGGCAAGCGCCGCGACAGCGACTTCGTCGAGACCGCCGTCGCCCGCGCCGTGCGCGCGGCGGTGAACGGGCAATGGGGCAAAAAGCCCGCGTGCCACGTCCTCGTGGTCGAGGTATGA
- the mce gene encoding methylmalonyl-CoA epimerase gives MIGRLNHVAIAVRDIAEASAVYRDTLGAEVSAPVAQHEHGVTTVFITLPNTKIELLEPLGEGSPIANFLDRNADGGVHHVCYEVEDIIAARDKLVADGARVLGGGEPKIGAHGKPVLFLHPKDFCGTLVELEQA, from the coding sequence ATGATCGGTCGGTTGAACCACGTGGCGATCGCGGTGCGCGACATCGCCGAGGCGAGCGCGGTCTACCGCGACACGCTCGGCGCGGAGGTCTCCGCGCCGGTGGCGCAGCACGAGCACGGCGTCACCACCGTGTTCATCACCCTGCCGAACACCAAGATCGAGCTGCTCGAGCCCCTGGGCGAGGGCTCGCCCATCGCGAACTTCCTCGACCGCAACGCGGACGGCGGCGTCCACCACGTCTGCTACGAGGTGGAGGACATCATCGCCGCCCGCGACAAGCTGGTCGCGGACGGCGCGCGGGTGCTCGGCGGCGGCGAGCCGAAGATCGGGGCCCACGGCAAGCCGGTGCTGTTCCTGCACCCGAAGGACTTCTGCGGCACCCTCGTCGAGCTGGAGCAGGCCTGA
- a CDS encoding DUF1467 family protein: MRSPADTVKLLATSLPAAVTVIVALIALAVALGMILFGTGIAGALAFYFVVWWIMLFAVLPFGVRSQHESDDMTPGTEPGAPVSPALVEKAIWTTMVAGVVFLIALALLPFAGLA, encoded by the coding sequence ATGCGCTCCCCCGCCGACACCGTGAAGCTGCTGGCGACCTCGCTGCCCGCCGCCGTGACCGTCATCGTCGCGCTGATCGCGCTCGCGGTCGCGCTCGGCATGATCCTGTTCGGGACGGGCATCGCCGGCGCGCTCGCCTTCTATTTCGTCGTCTGGTGGATCATGCTCTTCGCCGTGCTGCCCTTCGGCGTGCGCAGCCAGCACGAATCCGACGACATGACCCCCGGCACCGAGCCCGGCGCGCCGGTCTCCCCCGCCCTCGTCGAGAAGGCGATCTGGACGACGATGGTGGCGGGCGTGGTGTTCCTCATCGCCCTGGCGCTGCTGCCGTTCGCGGGCCTCGCCTGA
- a CDS encoding group II truncated hemoglobin, whose product MADAAPAHVKTLYDAIGGAPAVAAFTARFYELMDTLPEAKACRDVHPPSLDESREKLALYLTGWLGGPPVYVERHGPPMLRRRHLHAPIATAEIEGWLACFERAWAETVADRRLDEAIMPKVRALAWHMRNREG is encoded by the coding sequence ATGGCCGACGCCGCGCCCGCCCATGTGAAGACGCTCTACGACGCCATCGGCGGCGCGCCGGCGGTCGCGGCGTTCACGGCGCGGTTCTACGAGCTGATGGACACGCTGCCCGAGGCGAAGGCCTGCCGGGACGTGCATCCGCCCTCCCTCGACGAGAGCCGGGAGAAGCTCGCGCTCTACCTCACGGGCTGGCTCGGCGGCCCGCCGGTCTACGTCGAGCGCCACGGCCCGCCGATGCTGCGCCGCCGCCACCTGCACGCGCCGATCGCCACGGCGGAGATCGAGGGCTGGCTCGCCTGCTTCGAGCGCGCCTGGGCCGAGACCGTCGCCGACCGGCGGCTCGACGAGGCGATCATGCCGAAGGTGCGGGCGCTCGCCTGGCACATGCGCAACCGCGAGGGGTGA
- a CDS encoding DUF6101 family protein — protein sequence MAGAVLDDGSGRPEIESQIGESAFDTLGLCIPPGRLVGLAMRIADRAEGESEGGPAFEVAAIAEDGAIAAVLGRFTEEEIVAVWRRLGQSSGLPLMLQNPDGSLMAPYPQIGPLALGDVRQRRRHGLLAHRRPRFLTRRKIGRPSARPLVFKEREIVSGLS from the coding sequence ATGGCCGGAGCCGTCCTCGACGACGGCTCCGGCCGACCGGAGATCGAGTCGCAAATCGGCGAGAGCGCCTTCGACACGCTCGGCCTGTGCATCCCGCCGGGCCGTCTCGTCGGCCTCGCGATGCGCATCGCCGATCGCGCCGAGGGGGAGAGCGAGGGCGGCCCCGCTTTCGAGGTCGCGGCGATCGCCGAGGACGGCGCGATCGCCGCCGTGCTCGGGCGCTTCACCGAGGAGGAGATCGTCGCCGTCTGGCGCCGGCTCGGCCAGTCGAGCGGCCTTCCGTTGATGCTGCAGAACCCCGACGGCAGCCTGATGGCGCCCTATCCGCAGATCGGCCCGCTGGCGCTGGGCGACGTGCGCCAGCGCCGCCGGCACGGCCTCCTGGCCCACCGCCGCCCTCGTTTCCTCACCCGCCGCAAGATCGGGCGCCCCTCGGCGCGCCCGCTCGTGTTCAAGGAGCGGGAGATCGTCTCCGGCCTGAGCTGA